CGATTGCCCATCGAATAAATAGAGCTATGCATTTCTGCTCTCGCATGACTTCATGCTGATTCCACTCAGATAGGGAATCAGGTAGTCTGGTTCATCCGAATATCGTCTTCTCTGAAGACGATATTCCGTCATCCTTTGTATCCTCGGAAATGCATTGTTCTATGATCCGAATCACATCGCGTCAATCTCTCGCACCTTTTCAGGAGAGGTCACATGTTACAGACAGCATGCAAAGCAGAGAATGAATTCAAGGGCCTCAATCTTCCACAGAGGATGGAGAGGCTGCCTATGACGAAATACCAGAGAACGGTATTTCTCATAATAGCAACTGCTTGGTTTTTCGATTCCATGGACCTTGCGATGATGACATTCGTTCTAGCGCCAGTGAGCAGCACGTTTGGCCTCACTCCGTCTCAAACGGGTATCGTAGGCAGCGCCAGCTTGGCAGGAATGGCATTGGGGGCAGGTCTGGCCGGTATACTTGCGGATCGTTTCGGTCGTAAAGTTATCTTTCAGTACAGTATGATCGTTTGGGGTGCAGCAAGCATCTTCTGCGCTTTTGTGTGGAGTTATGAATCCTTCCTGGTGGCTCGTTTCATCCTTGGATTCGGTATGGGAGCAGAATTCCCGATTGCGCAATCGATGGTGTCGGAGACAATTCCCGCGACCCACAGAGGTAAGTACATCGCATTGCTGGAAGGCTTTTGGCCTCTCGGGTTTATTGGGGCAGGGATCTTGGCTTATTTCCTGGTACCATATGCAGGGTGGCGATCGGTATTCGTGGCAATGGGGTTACCGGCAATTTACGTGCTCGTCATACGGCGAGCCGTCCCCGAGTCGCCCCGCTGGTATGAGAGTCGTGGATATTTGGACAAAGCTGAGGAAACGATGCAATTTCTCGAGAAGAAGGTTGAAGCGGCACACGGCCGGCCTCTTCCTCCACCGGTTACAGACGGCGTAAAGGACGAAATTGCTGCGGGTTCTTTTTCTTTGGCAGAGCTATTTACAAAACAATACAGAATCCGAACTCTTATGGTGTGGCTACTGTGGTTCTTTACTCTTCTGGGGTATTACGGAATTACCACGTGGATGGGCAAACTCCTGGTGGAGAAAGGATTCACCATTACCAAATCCATTGAATTCGTGCTGTTGATGACCCTCTGGGGTGTCCCGGGATTCTTTTCTGCTGCCTATTTGGTGGAAAAGCTCGGAAGAAAACCGGCAGTTATCGGATACGTTTTGTTCAGTGGAGTGGCAGCTTATTTTTATGGAAAAGCCGCAAATCAGACTGAGCTCTTCATTGCCGGAGCATTCATGCAGTTCTTCTTCTTCGGCATGTGGTCAGTCCTGTATGCATATACTCCCGAGTTATTCCCGACCCGGGCGCGGGCAACCGGTTGCGGAACCGCATCCACATGGGGACGAATTGGGGCTCTCATTGGGCCGATGCTGGTCCCGATTATCATGGCGCATTGGGGTGTGGAATCCGTGTTCACACTGGGAGCGTTCTCCTTCTTAATGGGG
The sequence above is a segment of the Desulfomonile tiedjei DSM 6799 genome. Coding sequences within it:
- a CDS encoding MFS transporter — protein: MLQTACKAENEFKGLNLPQRMERLPMTKYQRTVFLIIATAWFFDSMDLAMMTFVLAPVSSTFGLTPSQTGIVGSASLAGMALGAGLAGILADRFGRKVIFQYSMIVWGAASIFCAFVWSYESFLVARFILGFGMGAEFPIAQSMVSETIPATHRGKYIALLEGFWPLGFIGAGILAYFLVPYAGWRSVFVAMGLPAIYVLVIRRAVPESPRWYESRGYLDKAEETMQFLEKKVEAAHGRPLPPPVTDGVKDEIAAGSFSLAELFTKQYRIRTLMVWLLWFFTLLGYYGITTWMGKLLVEKGFTITKSIEFVLLMTLWGVPGFFSAAYLVEKLGRKPAVIGYVLFSGVAAYFYGKAANQTELFIAGAFMQFFFFGMWSVLYAYTPELFPTRARATGCGTASTWGRIGALIGPMLVPIIMAHWGVESVFTLGAFSFLMGALNVLILGPETKGKILEEISG